The following proteins are co-located in the Phyllostomus discolor isolate MPI-MPIP mPhyDis1 chromosome 1, mPhyDis1.pri.v3, whole genome shotgun sequence genome:
- the ZNF219 gene encoding LOW QUALITY PROTEIN: zinc finger protein 219 (The sequence of the model RefSeq protein was modified relative to this genomic sequence to represent the inferred CDS: inserted 1 base in 1 codon): MEGSRPRALGGHLTPSPPAFEGELDLQRYSNGPGLSTGSPGMGAVGWSESRAGERRFPCPVCGKRFRFNSILALHLRAHPGAQAFQCPHCGHRAAQRALLRSHLRTHQPERPRSPAARLLLELEERALLREARLGRSRSSGGLQATPATEGLAPPQAPSSSSFRCPFCKGKFRTAAELERHMHILHRPWKCGLCSFGSSQEEELLHHNLTAHGAPDRPLAATSAVPQPQPPPKPEPRSVPQPEPDPEPEPEREATPAPAPATPEEPPAPPEFRCQVCGQSFTQSWFLKGHMRKHKASFDHACPVCGRCFKEPWFLKNHMKVHASKLGPMRAPGPGSGSARAPQPPDLGLLAYEPLGPTLLLAPAPTPAERREPASLLGYLSLRAGEPRPNGEGAEPGAGRSFGGFRPLPSALPARARRHRAEEPEEEEEVVESEEDTWARNRALGPLASLHPRPGEGTGHSAPASGAQARSTASQEENGLLVGGTRSEGSRGATGKDCPFCGKSFRSAHHLKVHLRVHTGERPYKCPHCDYAGTQSGSLKYHLQRHHREQRSGAGPGPPPEPPPSQRSXAQASAKAAQQPATWAEGTSSPRPSSGSAPGSRRKPASPGRTLRNGRGGEAEPLDLSLRAGPGGEAGPGGALHRCLFCPFATGAPELMALHLQVHHSRRARGRRPPQADASLPYLRAPTGETPPSPPLQEGEEGPRLSRSGEVGLGGQER, from the exons ATGGAG GGCTCACGTCCCCGCGCCCTGGGCGGCCATTTAACGCCTTCACCGCCGGCCTTTGAGGGCGAACTGGATCTGCAGCGCTACTCCAACGGGCCAGGCCTTAGCACAGGGTCTCCAGGAATGGGAGCGGTGGGCTGGTCTGAGAGTCGCGCTGGCGAACGGCGCTTTCCCTGCCCTGTATGCGGGAAGCGCTTCCGCTTCAATTCCATCCTGGCTTTGCACCTGCGGGCACACCCAGGCGCCCAGGCCTTCCAGTGCCCACACTGCGGCCACCGGGCTGCTCAGCGGGCTCTGTTGCGCTCGCACCTGCGCACGCACCAGCCCGAACGCCCGCGCAGCCCCGCCGCACGCCTGTTGCTAGAATTGGAGGAGCGTGCGCTACTGCGTGAGGCCCGGTTAGGGAGATCCCGAAGCTCAGGGGGCCTGCAGGCCACCCCTGCCACTGAGGGCCTGGCGCCGCCCCAGGCTCCCTCGTCATCCTCCTTCCGTTGCCCCTTCTGCAAAGGCAAGTTTCGCACCGCAGCGGAGCTCGAACGCCACATGCACATCCTGCACAGGCCTTGGAAATGCGGCCTATGTAGTTTCGGCTCcagccaggaggaggagctgctgcaTCACAACCTGACGGCCCACGGAGCTCCTGATCGCCCTCTGGCGGCCACCTCGGCGGtcccccagcctcagcctccaCCCAAACCTGAACCCAGATCGGTCCCCCAACCGGAGCCAGATCCCGAGCCTGAGCCCGAACGTGAGGCAacccccgcccctgctcctgccACTCCTGAGGAGCCCCCTGCGCCTCCAGAGTTCCGTTGTCAAGTGTGTGGTCAGAGCTTCACGCAGTCCTGGTTTCTCAAGGGCCACATGCGCAAGCACAAGGCCTCCTTCGATCATGCGTGTCCCGTGTGTGGCCGTTGCTTCAAGGAACCCTGGTTCCTTAAGAACCACATGAAGGTGCATGCCAGCAAGCTGGGCCCAATGCGTGCCCCGGGGCCCGGATCTGGGTCTGCCCGGGCTCCCCAGCCTCCTGACCTGGGCCTGCTGGCCTATGAGCCACTGGGCCCCACGCTCCTCTTGGCCCCAGCGCCCACCCCGGCTGAGCGCCGTGAGCCTGCAAGCCTGCTGGGCTACCTGAGCCTGCGAGCTGGTGAACCCCGGCCCAATGGTGAGGGCGCTGAGCCTGGGGCTGGCCGCAGCTTCGGAGGCTTCCGCCCCTTGCCCTCTGCTCTTCCGGCCCGGGCTCGCCGGCACCGTGCCGAAGAGCCcgaggaagaagaggaggttgTGGAGTCTGAGGAGGATACCTGGGCCCGAAACCGGGCACTGGGCCCTCTGGCTTCACTGCACCCGcgcccaggggaggggacaggccacTCTGCACCTGCTTCGGGGGCCCAGGCAAGGTCCACCGCCTCACAGG AAGAGAATGGGCTGTTAGTTGGAGGGACCCGGTCTGAAGGGAGCCGGGGGGCCACTGGCAAGGATTGTCCCTTCTGCGGAAAATCTTTTCGCTCAGCGCATCACCTCAAAGTGCACCTGCGAGTACATACAG GCGAACGCCCCTACAAGTGTCCGCACTGCGACTATGCTGGCACCCAATCAGGCTCGCTTAAGTATCACCTGCAGCGCCACCACCGGGAGCAGAGGAGCGGGGCTGGCCCCGGGCCACCACCGGAGCCGCCCCCTTCCCAGCGGA TTGCCCAGGCATCTGCCAAGGCGGCTCAGCAGCCTGCCACTTGGGCGGAGGGCACCTCGAGTCCTCGGCCTTCCAGCGGCTCAGCGCCGGGATCTCGTAGGAAACCCGCCAGTCCTGGGAGGACCCTGCGCAATGGGCGAGGCGGTGAGGCCGAACCCCTGGACCTGTCCCTGCGGGCGGGGCCGGGAGGTGAGGCCGGGCCGGGGGGTGCCCTCCACCGTTGCCTCTTTTGCCCCTTTGCCACTGGAGCTCCCGAGCTCATGGCCTTGCACCTGCAAGTGCACCACAGTCGCCGGGCTCGGGGCCGCCGGCCACCCCAGGCTGACGCGTCCCTGCCCTATCTCCGAGCACCGACAGGAGAGACCCCTCCAAGTCCTCCTctgcaggaaggggaggagggcccCAGGCTGTCGAGATCCggagaggtggggctgggagggcaaGAAAGGTAG